One Chionomys nivalis chromosome 4, mChiNiv1.1, whole genome shotgun sequence genomic region harbors:
- the LOC130872656 gene encoding cytochrome P450 1A1 yields the protein MASLYGLLTFLSGTELLLAITTFCLGFWVVRATRTSVPKGLKTPPGPWGWPIIGHILTLGKNPHLSLTKLSKQYGDVLQIRIGSTPVVVLSGLDTIRQALVKQGDDFKGRPDLYSFNFISNGQSMTFNPDSGPVWAARRRLAQNALKSFSIASDPASASSCYLEEHVSKEAEYLIIKFQKLMAEDGHFDPYRYLVVSVANVICAMCFGHRYDHDNQELLSIVNLSNEFGEVTASGFPADFIPVLRYLPNSSLDVFKDLNKKVYSFMQKLIKEHYRTFEKGHIRDITDSLIEHCQDKKLDENANVQLSDDKVISVVFDLFGAGFDTVTTAISWSLLYLVTNPRVQRKIQEELDTVIGRTRRPRLSDRPQLPYLEAFILETFRHSSFLPFTIPHSTTRDTSLCGFYIPKGHCVFVSQWQINHDQELWGDPNNFRPERFLTPSGTLDKVLSEKVILFGLGKRKCIGETIGRWEVFLFLAILLQQIEFSVSPGEKVDMTPIYGLTLKHARCEHFQVQMRSS from the exons ATGGCTTCCCTGTATGGACTTCTAACCTTCCTGTCAGGCACAGAGCTGCTCCTGGCCATCACCACCTTCTGCCTCGGATTCTGGGTGGTCAGAGCCACAAGGACCAGCGTCCCTAAAGGCCTGAAGACTCCACCTGGGCCCTGGGGATGGCCCATCATTGGGCACATACTGACCCTGGGGAAGAACCCACACCTGTCTCTGACCAAGCTGAGCAAGCAGTATGGGGATGTGCTGCAGATCCGCATTGGCTCCACCCCTGTGGTGGTGCTGAGTGGCCTGGACACCATCCGGCAGGCCCTGGTGAAGCAGGGGGATGACTTCAAGGGCCGACCAGACCTCTACAGCTTTAATTTCATCAGTAATGGGCAGAGCATGACTTTCAACCCAGACTCTGGACCAGTATGGGCTGCCCGGCGGCGCCTGGCCCAGAATGCCTTGAAGAGTTTCTCCATAGCCTCAGACCCAGCTTCTGCATCCTCTTGCTACTTAGAGGAGCATGTGAGCAAGGAGGCAGAATACCTCATTATCAAGTTCCAGAAGCTGATGGCAGAGGATGGCCACTTCGACCCTTATAGGTATTTGGTGGTGTCAGTGGCCAATGTCATCTGTGCCATGTGCTTTGGTCACCGTTATGACCATGATAACCAAGAGCTGCTTAGCATAGTCAATCTGAGTAATGAGTTTGGGGAAGTTACTGCCTCTGGATTCCCAGCTGACTTCATCCCTGTCCTCCGCTACCTACCTAACTCGTCCCTGGATGTCTTCAAGGACCTGAATAAGAAGGTCTACAGCTTCATGCAAAAGTTAATCAAGGAACACTACAGAACATTTGAGAAG GGCCACATCCGGGACATCACAGACAGCCTCATTGAGCACTGTCAGGACAAAAAGTTGGATGAGAATGCCAATGTCCAGCTGTCGGATGATAAGGTCATTAGTGTCGTCTTTGACCTCTTTGGAGCAG GGTTTGACACAGTCACCACTGCTATCTCTTGGAGCCTCTTGTACCTGGTGACAAACCCTAGAGTACAGAGAAAGATCCAGGAGGAGCTAG ACACAGTGATTGGGAGGACTCGGAGACCCCGACTTTCTGACAGACCTCAGCTGCCCTATCTGGAGGCCTTCATCCTGGAGACTTTCCGAcattcatccttccttcccttcaccaTCCCGCACAG CACCACAAGAGATACAAGTCTGTGTGGCTTCTATATCCCCAAGGGACATTGTGTCTTTGTGAGCCAGTGGCAGATTAACCATGACCA GGAACTGTGGGGTGACCCAAACAATTTCCGGCCTGAAAGGTTTCTCACCCCCAGTGGCACTTTGGACAAGGTCCTCAGTGAGAAGGTTATTCTCTTTGGATTGGGCAAGCGGAAGTGCATTGGAGAGACCATTGGCCGATGGGAGGTCTTTCTTTTCCTAGCCATCTTGCTGCAGCAAATTGAATTTAGCGTGTCACCGGGGGAGAAGGTGGACATGACTCCTATCTATGGACTGACTTTAAAGCATGCCCGCTGCGAGCACTTCCAAGTGCAGATGAGATCTTCTTGA